One segment of Tenrec ecaudatus isolate mTenEca1 chromosome 1, mTenEca1.hap1, whole genome shotgun sequence DNA contains the following:
- the LOC142437122 gene encoding olfactory receptor 10X1-like produces the protein MKNNQTIIKEFILVGFSHYPDVQILLFVIFFFLYLVTLLGNMTIMGLTWVDRDLHTPMYIFLSALSFSETCYTLSIIPKMLSDLLANNRSISAIGCGLQMCFFLGLGGTNCVLLTLMGYDRFLAICHPLRYPQIMTNVVCKQLVACAWVGGFFVSVTETALVFDGFFCSPNLVKHFFCHMRAVLKLSCLESDLTELIVSLIPMTGLLATFLLIILTYVFILSAVLRIPSSEGKQKAFSTCASHLTVVIIHFGFASIVYVKPEATGGDDTLIAIPYTVVTPFLSPLIFSLRNKSMKNAFRKVLENTIAFNK, from the coding sequence ATGAAGAACAACCAGACCATCATAAAGGAATTCATCCTTGTTGGCTTTTCTCATTACCCAGATGTGCAGATATTACTATTTgtgatattttttttcctttatcttGTCACTCTCTTGGGTAATATGACCATCATGGGTCTAACCTGGGTAGACAGAGACCTCCACACGCCTATGTACATTTTCCTGAGTGCGCTTTCCTTCTCTGAGACCTGCTACACATTGAGCATCATCCCCAAGATGCTGTCCGATCTCCTAGCCAATAACAGAAGCATCTCAGCCATTGGCTGTGGCTTGCAGATGTGTTTCTTCTTGGGACTTGGTGgcaccaactgtgtccttctcacTCTAATGGGGTATGACCGCTTTCTGGCCATCTGCCACCCTCTCAGATACCCACAGATTATGACCAATGTGGTGTGTAAACAACTAGTGGCCTGTGCTTGGGTTGGAGGGTTTTTTGTCTCTGTTACAGAGACTGCATTGGTATTTGATGGCTTTTTCTGCAGCCCCAATCTAGTGAAACACTTCTTCTGCCACATGCGGGCAGTTCTGAAGTTGTCCTGTCTAGAGAGTGATCTTACAGAGCTCATTGTGTCATTGATCCCAATGACGGGATTGCTAGCTACATTCCTGCTCATCATCCTCACTTATGTTTTCATTCTTTCCGCTGTGCTAAGGATCCCTTCAAGCGAAGGCAAGCAGAAGGCCTTCTCTACCTGTGCCTCTCACCTCACGGTGGTCATAATCCATTTTGGATTTGCCTCTATTGTTTATGTGAAGCCAGAGGCTACAGGGGGTGATGACACTCTCATTGCTATCCCTTACACTGTCGTAACTCCTTTTCTCAGCCCCCTCATCTTCAGCCTCAGGAATAAGAGCATGAAGAATGCTTTTAGAAAGGTATTAGAAAATACCATTGCTTTTAATAAATGA